The Streptomyces sp. P9-A4 genome contains a region encoding:
- a CDS encoding electron transfer flavoprotein subunit beta/FixA family protein: MSLRIVVCVKYVPDATGDRHFADDLTVDRDDVDGLLSELDEYAVEQALQIAEEADDAEVTVLTVGPEDAKDALRKALSMGADKAVHVEDDDLHGTDVMGTSLVLAKAIEKTGYDVVIAGMASTDGTMGVLPAILAERLGVPQVTLLSEVKIEDGKVTGRRDGDTASEQLEASLPAVVSVTDQSGEARYPSFKGIMAAKKKPVESLDLSDLGIEAEEVGLEGSWTAVDSAAERPARTAGTIVKDEGEGGKQLAEFLASQKFI; encoded by the coding sequence GTGAGCTTGAGGATCGTTGTCTGTGTGAAGTACGTGCCCGACGCCACCGGCGACCGGCACTTCGCCGATGACCTGACCGTCGACCGCGACGACGTCGACGGCCTGCTGTCGGAGCTCGACGAGTACGCGGTCGAGCAGGCCCTGCAGATCGCCGAAGAGGCCGACGACGCCGAGGTCACCGTGCTCACGGTCGGCCCCGAGGACGCCAAGGACGCGCTGCGCAAGGCGCTCTCCATGGGCGCCGACAAGGCGGTCCACGTCGAGGACGACGACCTGCACGGCACCGACGTGATGGGCACCTCGCTGGTGCTCGCCAAGGCGATCGAGAAGACCGGCTACGACGTCGTCATCGCCGGCATGGCCTCCACCGACGGCACCATGGGCGTCCTCCCGGCGATCCTGGCCGAGCGCCTGGGCGTCCCGCAGGTCACGCTGCTCTCCGAGGTCAAGATCGAGGACGGTAAGGTCACCGGCCGCCGCGACGGCGACACCGCCTCCGAGCAGTTGGAGGCCTCCCTCCCGGCCGTCGTGTCCGTGACCGACCAGTCGGGCGAGGCGCGCTACCCCTCCTTCAAGGGCATCATGGCCGCCAAGAAGAAGCCGGTGGAGTCCCTGGACCTCTCCGACCTCGGCATCGAGGCCGAGGAAGTGGGCCTGGAGGGCTCCTGGACGGCGGTCGACTCCGCCGCCGAGCGTCCGGCGCGCACCGCCGGCACGATCGTCAAGGACGAGGGCGAGGGCGGCAAGCAGCTGGCCGAGTTCCTCGCGAGCCAGAAGTTCATCTAG
- a CDS encoding flavin reductase family protein, translating to MTVTPDLRPRTVPTIGAPRQASPDLLRSVFRRHAAGVAVVTAHGEHPVGFTATSLNSVAAEPPLISFGVGTSSSSWPVIAEAEHIGVHILGEHQEDLAATFARSGADRFGEGTRWSVGPEGVPVLDGVLAWLVCRVVARVPAGDHRIVIAQAVAGDPDGAGRPLLYHHGRFNALRD from the coding sequence ATGACGGTTACGCCGGACCTCCGACCCCGTACGGTTCCCACGATCGGCGCACCCCGACAGGCCTCCCCGGATCTGCTCCGCTCCGTCTTCCGCCGCCACGCGGCCGGTGTCGCGGTCGTCACCGCGCACGGCGAGCACCCCGTCGGTTTCACCGCGACCTCGCTCAACTCCGTCGCCGCCGAACCCCCGCTCATCTCCTTCGGGGTGGGCACCTCCTCCTCCAGCTGGCCCGTCATCGCCGAGGCGGAGCACATCGGCGTGCACATACTCGGCGAGCATCAGGAGGACCTGGCCGCCACCTTCGCGCGCAGCGGCGCCGACCGCTTCGGTGAGGGGACCCGCTGGAGCGTGGGTCCCGAGGGCGTGCCCGTGCTCGACGGCGTACTGGCCTGGCTGGTGTGCCGTGTGGTCGCCCGGGTGCCCGCGGGGGACCACCGGATCGTCATCGCGCAGGCGGTCGCGGGGGACCCGGACGGGGCGGGCCGGCCTCTCCTCTACCATCACGGCCGCTTCAACGCGCTGCGCGACTGA
- a CDS encoding TlpA family protein disulfide reductase — protein MTEVLGSEVLGAPLGERATLVQFSTAFCQPCRATRRTLAEVAAMVPGVGHVEIDAEERLDLVRALGIERTPTVLVLDRAGRVVRRASGQPRTADVIAALGRAV, from the coding sequence GTGACCGAAGTCCTCGGATCCGAGGTGCTCGGGGCCCCACTGGGGGAGCGCGCCACCCTCGTGCAGTTCTCCACCGCCTTCTGTCAGCCCTGCCGCGCCACCCGCCGCACCCTCGCCGAGGTCGCCGCGATGGTGCCGGGCGTGGGTCATGTGGAGATCGACGCCGAGGAACGGCTCGATCTCGTACGCGCACTGGGCATCGAGCGGACCCCCACGGTGCTCGTCCTCGACCGCGCGGGCCGCGTCGTCCGCCGGGCGTCCGGGCAGCCGCGCACGGCGGACGTCATCGCCGCCCTGGGGCGCGCGGTCTGA
- a CDS encoding lysophospholipid acyltransferase family protein has product MAELVYRPVIGAALTLFKALDLKIDTQGSEHIPRTGGAVLVSNHISYLDFIFTGLAALPQKRLVRFMAKDSVFRHKVSGPLMRGMKHIPVDRSAGEHAYKHALESLRAGEIIGVFPEATISQSFTLKGFKTGAARLAQEAGVPLIPMALWGTQRIWTKGRPRNFKRSHIPVTIRVGEPLEAPADQYAGAITRRLRERCQELLEAAQRAYPVRPKDAGDTWWVPAHLGGTAPTPAQVKEAG; this is encoded by the coding sequence ATGGCAGAACTCGTGTATCGGCCGGTCATCGGCGCCGCGTTGACCTTGTTCAAGGCGCTCGACCTGAAGATCGACACGCAGGGTTCGGAGCACATCCCGCGCACCGGGGGCGCGGTGCTCGTGAGCAACCACATCAGCTATCTGGACTTCATCTTCACGGGCCTGGCCGCGCTCCCGCAGAAGCGCCTGGTGCGCTTCATGGCGAAGGACTCGGTCTTCCGCCACAAGGTCTCGGGACCGCTCATGCGCGGCATGAAGCACATCCCGGTGGACCGCTCGGCCGGCGAGCACGCCTACAAGCACGCGCTCGAGTCGCTCCGGGCCGGCGAGATCATCGGCGTCTTCCCCGAGGCGACCATCTCCCAGTCGTTCACCCTCAAGGGTTTCAAGACGGGTGCCGCGCGCCTGGCGCAGGAGGCGGGCGTCCCGCTGATCCCGATGGCGCTCTGGGGTACGCAGCGCATCTGGACCAAGGGCCGACCGCGCAACTTCAAGCGCAGCCACATCCCGGTGACGATCCGCGTCGGCGAGCCCCTGGAGGCCCCCGCCGACCAGTACGCGGGCGCCATCACTCGGCGGCTGCGCGAGCGCTGCCAGGAGCTCCTCGAGGCCGCGCAGCGCGCCTACCCGGTGCGCCCCAAGGACGCGGGTGACACCTGGTGGGTGCCCGCGCACCTCGGGGGCACGGCTCCGACACCGGCCCAGGTCAAGGAAGCCGGCTGA
- a CDS encoding B3/B4 domain-containing protein has translation MTLTLTVSDEVRTLVPGFTSLVIEAHGLVNGPSDETGSALLDEAARRLAERLDGRTPDQDPHIAAWRAAYTAFGAKPSRTRNSAEALAKRALADGGLPRINRLVDVYNAISVAHLIPVGGEDLGRIRGAMRLVRAVGDEPFVTTAGGVETVEHPEPGEIVWCDEEGVTCRRWNWRQGPRTRIDDDTTDAVFLLEALAPMTLEELVAAGAELAASLEKVSPGARITVRDPR, from the coding sequence CACGCTCACTGTCTCCGACGAGGTGCGCACCCTCGTCCCCGGCTTCACCTCACTGGTGATCGAGGCCCACGGGCTGGTGAACGGCCCCAGTGACGAGACCGGCTCGGCCCTCCTCGACGAGGCCGCACGGCGGCTCGCCGAGCGCCTCGACGGCCGCACCCCGGACCAGGACCCGCACATCGCCGCCTGGCGCGCCGCGTACACCGCGTTCGGCGCCAAGCCCTCCCGTACCCGCAACTCCGCGGAAGCGCTGGCCAAGCGCGCGCTGGCGGACGGCGGGCTGCCCCGTATCAACCGTCTCGTCGACGTCTACAACGCGATCAGCGTCGCGCACCTGATCCCGGTCGGCGGTGAGGACCTGGGCCGGATCCGGGGCGCGATGCGCCTGGTCAGGGCCGTCGGCGACGAGCCCTTCGTCACCACGGCCGGCGGGGTGGAGACGGTGGAACACCCGGAGCCGGGGGAGATCGTCTGGTGCGACGAGGAGGGCGTCACCTGCCGCCGCTGGAACTGGCGCCAGGGCCCGCGCACCCGGATCGACGACGACACGACCGACGCCGTCTTCCTGCTGGAGGCGCTCGCCCCGATGACGCTGGAGGAGCTGGTCGCGGCGGGGGCGGAGCTGGCCGCTTCCCTGGAGAAGGTGAGCCCGGGGGCCCGGATCACCGTGCGGGACCCGCGGTAG